A single region of the Nisaea sediminum genome encodes:
- the nuoE gene encoding NADH-quinone oxidoreductase subunit NuoE: protein MSGIDIAENQPESFAFTPENEAKAEAIISKYPEGRQASAVMPLLDLAQRQHDNWIPLAAIDVISEKLKMPKMRVLEVATFYTMYNLKPVGKYFLQACTTTPCWLRGSDQVMKCIKDKLGLENHQTSEDGMFTLLEVECLGACANAPILQVNDDFYEDADYESTAKLLDALKKGEVPAPGSLSGRNVSEPEAGAKTLLSYKDNGAARTYDPKISAGETGEK, encoded by the coding sequence GTGAGCGGTATCGACATCGCCGAAAATCAGCCGGAGAGTTTTGCCTTCACGCCCGAGAACGAGGCGAAGGCGGAAGCGATTATCTCCAAGTATCCGGAAGGCCGGCAGGCCAGCGCGGTGATGCCGCTGCTCGATCTGGCCCAGCGTCAGCATGACAACTGGATCCCGCTCGCCGCGATCGACGTCATCTCCGAGAAGCTGAAGATGCCGAAGATGCGGGTGCTTGAGGTCGCGACCTTCTACACGATGTACAACCTGAAGCCGGTCGGGAAGTACTTCCTGCAGGCCTGCACCACGACGCCGTGCTGGCTGCGCGGTTCCGATCAGGTCATGAAATGCATCAAGGACAAGCTGGGCCTGGAGAACCACCAGACCAGCGAGGACGGCATGTTCACGCTGCTTGAGGTCGAGTGCCTTGGCGCCTGCGCCAACGCGCCGATCCTGCAGGTGAACGACGATTTCTACGAGGACGCCGATTACGAGAGCACGGCCAAGCTGCTGGATGCCCTGAAGAAGGGCGAGGTTCCGGCACCGGGCTCGCTTTCCGGACGGAACGTCTCGGAGCCGGAGGCGGGTGCGAAGACGCTGCTGTCTTACAAGGACAACGGCGCGGCCCGGACTTACGATCCGAAGATCAGTGCCGGCGAAACGGGAGAGAAGTGA